CGGCCACCACGATGGGGGCCGTCGAGGAAGGTTGGGTCATGAAACTCTCCTGGTAGTCGCCCTCGCAAAGGGCGGACCGGGTCAAAAAACGCACCCATTCTAACGCAAAGCCTTGCCCGAGGGCAGCCTGGCGGATTGACGCAGATCAAGCGGGCTTGCCGGGTATCGATCGATTTTATCGACGCGATCGAGAGAAAAGCATCACTTTGCCCGCGCGGCGGCGGGCGTATAGTGAGCGGCATTGGTTAATGCCCTGGATCGACACGGAGAACCTTCATGAAAATTCGCCGCTCTCAAGATCGCGGCTACGCCGACCACGGCTGGCTGCGCTCGTACCACACGTTTTCGTTCGCCAACTACATGGACCCGGCGCACATGGGCTTTCGCACGCTGCGGGTTATCAACGAGGACCGCGTCGCCCCGGGTCACGGCTTCGGCACTCACCCGCACCGCGACATGGAAATCATCTCCTGGGTGCTCGACGGTGAGATGGCGCACGAGGACAGCCTGGGCAATGGCGAAACCATGCGCCCGGGGGACGTGCAGCGCATGTCCGCCGGTACCGGCGTGCGCCACAGCGAGTACAACGCCTCCAGCACTCAAGGCCTGCACTTTCTGCAGATCTGGATCGAAACCGCCACTCCCGGCATGGCGCCGAGCTACGCGCAAAAGCACTTCCCCCGCGCCGAGCGCGAGCAGCGGTGGTGCCTGCTCGCCTCGCAAAACGCCCGTGATGGGTCGATCAGCCTGCATCAGGACGTCAACCTGTATACCGGCCTGTTCGACGGCGACCTGCCCACCCCGCCGCCTCATCGCCATGCGTGGCTGCACCTGGTCAAGGGCGAGCTCACGGTCAACGGCACGCGCCTGCTGGCCGGCGACGCCGCCGCACTCGACCCCACGGAGCCGCTCGAGCTGACCGACGCCGCCGGCGCCGATGTGCTGCTGTTCGATCTGGCGTAACGCCTGCACACGGTGCATAAAAAAACCGGCCTCCCGAAGGAGGCCGGTTTGAAGCGATGATCAGCCTGCGGGGCTTAGCTATTGTGCGCCGAGTAGAGCACGCGAATCTTCAGCGTATGCTCGACCTGCTTGAGCGCCTCCAGCGCCTGGGGGCCGTAGGCCTTGTCCACGTCGATCACCACGTAGCCGACCTTTTCGTTGGTCTGCAGGTACTGCCCGGAGATGTTGATGCCGTCTTCCGAGAGCACGCGGTTGATCTGGGACATCACGCCGGGCACGTTGTCGTGAATGTGCAAAAGGCGGTGCTTGTCCGGGTGCGCGGGCAGTGCCACTTCGGGGAAGTTGACCGAGGTAATGGTGGTGCCGTTGTCGGAGTAGGTGGTGAGTTTCTCTGCCACCTCGATGCCGATGTTCTCCTGGGCTTCCAGGGTCGAACCGCCGATGTGCGGTGTAAGGATGACGTTCTCGAGACCGCGCAGCGGGCTTTCGAAAGTTTCGCTATTGCCCTTGGGCTCGACCGGGAAAACGTCTACCGCCGCGCCGTTGAGATGACCGGACTTGATCGCCTCGGCCAGCGGCTCGATCTCGACCACGCTTCCACGCGAGGCGTTGATGAAGATCGCCCCGGGTTTCATCGCCGCGATCTCTTTCTTGGTGATCATCCAGCGCGTGGAGGGCAGATCCGGCACGTGCAGGCTGACCACGTCGGAGCGGCTCAAAAGCTCCTCGAGGCTGCCGACCTGGCTTGCGTTGCCCATGCCGAGCTTGGTGATGACGTCATAATAGATGACGCTAAAGCCCAGCGACTCGGCCAGCACCGAAAGCTGCGCGCCGATGCTGCCGTAGCCAACGATGCCCAGGGTCTTGCCGCGCGCTTCGTGGGAGTTGGCGGCGGATTTCAGCCAGCCGCCCTGGTGGGCGCGGGCGTTTTTCTCCGGAATGCCGCGCAGCAGCATGATCGCTTCGGCCAGCACGAGCTCCGCTACCGAGCGGGTATTGGAGTACGGCGCGTTAAATACCGCCACCCCGCGCTTGAGCGCGGCGTTCAAATCGACCTGATTGGTCCCGATACAGAAACAGCCAACCGCCACCAGCTTCTCGGCCGCGGCGAACACGCGCTCGTTGAGCTGCGTGCGCGAACGAATGCCGATGAAGTGAACATCGTGGATCTTCTCGATCAGCGCCTCTTCGTCCAGCGACGTGGGCAGGTGCTCGATATTTTCATATCCGGCGTTGCGAAAATTGTCCACCGCGCTCTGGTGGACGCCCTCGAGTAGCAGGATTTTGATCTTGCTCTTGTCCAGGGACGTTTTGGCCATGACTGAATCAACCTCTATGGTCGGCGACGCGCGCCGTTTATCGGTTCATGAAAGGCGGACATGGTAGCACAGCCCGCGCCTTTCCCGGCGCCTGGGCTGGATGAAAAGTGTGCGTTTTCAAAATGAACGCGGCGCACGTTGCGGGCGCCGCGCCGCGGGCGCAAGGGCAGACCACCTCTGGGTCTGGGTGTATACTGTGGCCTCGATAGCAGGCACACTCGCCGCCCAACGCATGGGCGCCAACAGGCAGGCACGGGTCAATGAGCGATACCACTCCCCCTTCACAGGATTTTGCCGCCACGGTTTCCCGCCTGGAAACTCTGGTGGAGCGGCTGGAATCAGGCGAGCTCTCTTTGGAAGAGGCGCTGACCGCGTTCGAAGAGGGCGTGCAGCTTACCCGCGACGCCCAGAAGCGCCTGGACAGCGCCGAGCTCAAGGTGCGCGCGCTGAGCGAAGACGGTGACGGCAAACTCACGATGACGCCTTTCGAGAGCCCGGCCGACGCCGCGGCGAGCGCCTCCCCCGACGACGACGCCGAGGATACGCCCCCATGGTAAGCGAGCGCCCCATCTCCTTGAGCGAGCACCGCGACATCAGCCGCGCCCGAGTCGACACCACCCTGAAGGCGCTTTTGGCCGACGGCGCCGTCGATGCGCGCCTGGACGCCGCGATGCGCCACGGCCTGCTGGTCGGCGGCAAACGCCTGCGCCCACTGCTGGTCTACCTGGCAGGCCAGGCGCTGGGCGCCGATGACCAAGCGCTCGACGCCCCGGCCGCCGCCATCGAGCTGATTCACGCCTACTCGCTGATCCATGACGACCTGCCGGCCATGGACGACGACGACCTGCGCCGCGGCCAGCCCACCGTGCACAAGGCGTATGACGAGGCCACCGCGATTCTCGCCGGCGACGCTCTGCAGGCGCTCGCCTTCGAGGTGTTGGCGCGCCCGCGCCCGCCGCGCCTGGCCGCCATGGTGACCACCCTGGCCGTCGCCTCCGGGCGCCAGGGCATGGTGGCCGGCCAAGCCCTGGATCTGGCCGCCGTGGGCGGGCTTCCCGATGTCGAAGCACTCAAGCACATGCACGCGCACAAGACCGGCGCGCTGATCGAAGCCGCGGTGCGCCTGGGCGGGCTTTGCGCCGTCGACGAGGACGACCCGCGCCTCGAGGCGCTGGCTCGCTACGCCCGCGCCATTGGGCTAGCCTTTCAAATTCATGACGATGTGCTGGACGTGACCGGCGATACGGCCACGCTTGGCAAGATTTCCGGCGCCGACGCCGCGCGCGCCAAGCCTACCTATTCGAGCCTTTTGGGCCTTGAGGGGGCCCGGCAGAAGGCGCGCGAGCTGGTCGATGAGGCCCAAACGGCGCTTGAGGGGCTTGGCGAGGACGCCGCGCCCTTGATCGAGCTTGCCGCCTACATGATCGAGCGCGACCACTAAACGAGCGCTGTCTCGACAGTGTCTGTACAAAAAATGACCGTGACTACATGCCCATGAAGCTGTTCGACGAGATTTCCCGCGAGCGCCCGGCAACGCCCTTGCTCGACGCCATTGATCACCCGGCCGCCCTGCGCGCCATGAACGACGCTCAGCTCGCCGAGCTTGCCGACGAGCTGCGTGCCTACCTTCTTTACAGCGTGGGCGTTTCCGGCGGCCACTTTGGCGCGGGCCTTGGCGTGGTCGAACTCAGCGTGGCGCTGCATCACGTCTTTGATACGCCCAGAGACCGGCTGGTGTGGGACGTGGGCCACCAGGCCTACCCGCACAAGATTCTGACCGGGCGGCGCGAGGCGATGACCGGTATTCGCCAGCACGGCGGCCTGGCCGCCTTTCCGCGACGCGCCGAATCGGAGTTCGACACCTTCGGTGTGGGCCACTCGAGCACGTCGATCTCGGCGGCGCTCGGCATGGCGCTGGCCGCTCGCGCGCAAAACGACGACCGCCGCGTCTGCGCGATCATCGGCGACGGCGCCCTGACCGCGGGCATGGCGTTTGAAGCGCTGACCCACGCCGGCCATGTCGATGCCAACATGCTGGTGGTGCTCAACGACAACGAGATGTCGATTTCGGAAAACGTGGGGGGCCTGGCGACCTATCTGGCGCGCATGCTGTCGAGCAAGCCGTATCTCAAGATGCGCGAAGAGAGCAAGAAGGTGCTCTCGCACCTGCCCGGCGCCTTGAAGCTCGCCAAGCGTACCGAAGAGCACATGAAGGGCTTCGTCAGCCCCGCCACGCTGTTCGAGGAGCTTGGCTTCAACTACGTCGGCCCCATCGACGGCCACGATCTGGAAGCGCTGACCGATACGCTGAGCGCGCTGCGCGAACAGAGCGGCCCGCAGTTTCTCCATATCAAGACCGTCAAGGGCAAGGGCTTTTTGCCCGCGGAAGCCGACCAGATCGGCTATCACGCCATCACCAAGCTGGAAAAACCGCGCGGTGCCAACGCCGAGGCGAAAAAGCCCGCCGCCGCCCCGGCCGCGCCCAAGCAGAAGTACTGCAACGTGTTCGGCCACTGGCTGTGCGACATGGCCGCTCATGATGCACGGCTGATGGGCATTACCCCGGCCATGCGCGAAGGCTCGGATCTGATCCGCTTTTCGAAAGAGTACCCCGAGCGCTACTTCGACGTGGCGATCGCCGAGCAGCACGCGGTGACGCTGGCCGCCGGCATGGCCTGCGAGGGCATGAAGCCGGTCGTGGCGATCTACTCGACCTTTTTGCAGCGCGGCTACGATCAGCTGATTCACGATGTGGCGGTGCAGGGGCTCGACGTCACCTTTGCTATCGACCGCGCAGGGCTGGTCGGCGAGGATGGCCCGACCCACCACGGCAGCATGGACATCTCGTTTCTGCGCTGCGTGCCCAACATGGTGATTCTGGCCCCGGCGGACGAAGCGGAGTGTCGCGCCATGCTGAGCGCCGCCTACCAGCATGAAGGACCGGCGGCGGTGCGCTACCCCCGCGGCACCGGCCCCGGCGTGGCGGTGCCCGAGCACCTGGAGCCCTTGACCATTGGCCGCGCCGACACGCGCCGACGCGCCGACGGCGACGGCCCCAGGGTGGCGCTTCTGGCGTTTGGCAGCATGAACGGCCCGGCCGAGGACGTCGCCGAGCGCTTAAGCGCCACGCATATCAACATGCGCTCGATCAAACCGCTGGACCGCGACGCGGTGCTGAGTGCCGCCGCCGAGCACGACCTTCTGGTGACGCTCGAAGAGAACGTGGTGGCCGGCGGCGCCGGCAGCGCCATCAGCGAGCTACTGCACTTTGAAAACGTAACGGCCAACGTGCTGCACCTGGGCCTGCCCGACAGCTTCGTCGAGCACGGCACCCCGGACGAGCTTCTGCGCGACTGCGCCTTGGACGCGGCGGGCATTCAGGCGGCGATCGAAAAGCGTCTTGCGGCGTTAAACGACTAGCTCCAACGACCACCGGCCGGCAGAGCGGCCTGCCGGCTGGCGGCGTCTGGTTTTACACGCGCGCCGAGTGCGCTACTCGCCCGCCTTCGTCAGGCGTTCGATCGCCTCACCGGGAAGTACCAGCTCGACCGCATCCAGCGTATCGTCGAGCTGTTCGAGCTTCGTGGCGCTGGCGATCGGCGCGGTGACGCCGTTTCGGGCGAGCAGCCAGGCCAACGCCACCTGGGCGGGCTTGACTCCAAGTTCATCGGCCACGCTCAGAAGTTCGCTCAGCACGCGCTTGCCGCGCGCATCGAAGTAGTGGCCGAGAAACTGCTCACGGTCACTGCCCTTGGTGTCTTCCAGCGTCTTGTACTTGCCGGTGAGAAAGCCGCTGGCGAGCGAAAAGTAGCTCACCACGCCAATCTCCTGCTCACGTACAAGCGTGGCCAGCTCGCCTTCGTACTTGTCGCGCTCGACGAGGTTGTAAAGCGGCTGGATCAGCTCGTAGCGCGGTAGGCCCTGCGCTTTCGAGACGTCCAGCGCCTGGCGCAGGCGCCCGGCCGAGTAGTTGGACGCGCCGATCGTGCGTACCTTGCCCGCCTCGATCAGCTTCGAGAACGCGGTGAGCGTCTCCTCGAGCGGCGTATCCTGGTCGTCGGTATGGGCGAAGTAGACATCGAGATAGTCGGTGTTCAGCCGCGTGAGCGAGTCGTTCACCGCCGCTTCGATATTGGCCGCCCCCAGCCCCTTGCGCGCCTCCCAAAGCCCCAACTTGCTCATCAGCACGATGTCGTCGCGCTTGCCGGTCTGCTTGAGCCATTTGCCCAGCACCGTCTCGGACTCACCGCCTTCGTGGCCCGGCGCCCAGGACGAGTAAACGTCGGCGGTGTCGACGGCGTTGAAGCCGCGCTCGACGAAGCGGTCCAAAAGCTCGAACGAGCGTTTCTCATCGGCGGTCCAGCCGAACACGTTGCCACCAAACGCGAGCGGCGCGATTTCGATGCCGGAGCGGCCCAGTGGGTGTTTGTTCATCATCCTACTCCCTGTTGGATTTTGAGGTGTGCGAGGGTTTGAGATAGTGCGCTTTCGTCAGCCTGGCAGGCGGTGGCGGCGACGCCAGCGCGACTGTTAAGTCAACGTGTTCGATAAGGAGCGCACAAGCTCGATGCGCAGCGCCGGTGACGGCCCGCCGCTTGAAGTGAGGCGCACCCAGCCCTGGGCTTCGAGCTCGGCCAGCGCGCGGCGGATCAGCGCGTGCTCGATTTCCAGGCGCCGCGACAGCCGCACGCTGGAAATCCCTGGCTTGCCCTGCTCATCGAGGGCCAGCAGCACCAGCGCTTGCAGCGCGTCGAGCGCCGGGTAGGCGCGCTGCAGGTTCTCAAGCGCGCGTTCGAGTGTTTCCATCAGGCAATGCGGGCGCTGGGTTCCAGGCGAATGGCGATGGATTTATACGCCGGGGTATGGCTGCCTTCGCCCTTGTGGGAAAGCGGCACCAGCGGATTGGTTTCCGGGTAGTAGGCCGCCGCGCAGCCGGCCGGGGTGTCGTAAGCCACGACCTTGAAGCCCTCGACCCGGCGCTGGACGCCGTCGTCGGATTCGCCCACCAGATCGACCCACTGCCCGGCGGATACACCCAGGCGCTCGATGTCCGCCTTATTCAGAAACACGACCTGGCGGCCATTTTCGATGCCGCGGTAGCGGTCGTTGTAGCCGTAGATGGTCGTGTTGTACTGATCGTGAGAGCGCATGGTCTGAAGCGTCAGCCAGCCCTCGCGGGCGGCCATGCGCTGGTGCATCACGTCTTTTGGCAGCGGCGCGTCGGAGAACACGGCCTTGCCGCTTTCGGTCGGGAACGTGCGCTCGGCGGTGGGGTTGCCGAGCCAGAAACCGCGCGGCACCCGCACCCGCTCATTGAAGTTGTCAAAACCGGGGATCACCTCGGCGACGTGCTCACGAATCACGTCGTAGTCGTTTCGCATCGCCGCCCAGTCGACCGCCTCGCTTCCCACCAGCTTCTCGCCAAGCTGGGTCAACAGCGCAATTTCCGAAGGCAGATGGCGGCTTGCCGGGCGATTGATGCCCGCGGAGCCGTGCACCATGCTCATGGAGTCCTCGACGGTGATCAGCTGGGTCTTGCCGCCGGTCTTGTCGATTTCGCTGCGCCCAAGGCAGGGCAAAATCAGCGCTTTCTCGCCGGTGATCAGGTGGCTTCTATTGAGTTTGGTGCTGATGAACGCGGTCAGCCGGCACTGGCTCATCGCCGCCTCGGCCACGAAGGTATCCGAAATCGCCCGAGTGAAGTTACCCGCCAGCCCCACGAACACCTTGCCCGGCGCGTCGCGCATCGCGGCGACCGCGGCCACGGAATCGACCCCGTGTTCGCGCGGCATGGAACGCTTGTAGCGCGCCTCGAGGGCGTCCAGAAGCTCGTCGGAAGGCTGCTCGAAAATGCCCATGGTGCGGTCGCCCTGGACGTTGGAGTGGCCGCGCACCGGCGAGGTGCCGGTACCGAGCCGGCCCAAATTGCCGCGTAACATCAGCAGGTTGACGATCTCGCGCACGGTGGGCACCGAGTGCTCGTGCTGAGTGATGCCCATTGCCCAGCAGATGATCGTGGCATTCGAGCGGGCGTAAAGCTCGGCGGCCTTCTCCATCTCGGCCCGGGTGAGGCCGGACTGCGCCTCAATCTCCCCCCACAGGGTCGCCTCGACCAGCGTCTGGTACGCCTCGAGCTGCTCGGTGTGCTCGCTGAGAAAGGCGTGGTCGAGCACCGTTTCGCCGCCAGCCTCGCGCTCGAACAGCGCCTTGGCAATGCCGCGCACCGCCGCCATGTCGCCGCCAAGCTTCGGGCAGAAGTAGTGCGAGCTGATGCGGTGGCTACCGTTGTGCAGCATCTCCAGCGGCTTCTGCGGGTCGGCGAATTTCTCGAGGCCACGCTCGTGAAGCGGATTGAAGCTGGCGATGATGGCGCCGCGCTCGGCGGCTTCGCGCAGCGTCCCCAGCATGCGCGGGTGGTTGGTGCCCGGGTTCTGGCCGAACACGAAGATCGCCTCGGCGTGCTCGAAATCCTCCAGCCGCACGCTGCCCTTGCCGGTGCCCAGCGCATCGCCCAGCGCCACACCGCTCGCCTCGTGGCACATGTTGGAGCAGTCCGGCAGGTTATTGGTGCCGTAAAGACGCGCCAGCAGCTGGAACACGTAGGCGGATTCGTTACACGCCTTGCCGGAGGTGTAGAAGATCGCGTCATCCGGGGTGGGCAGGGCCTTGAGCTCATCGGCGATCAGCGTGAGCGCCTCGTCCCAGCCGATCGGCTCATAGTGGTCGGTCTCGGCATTGTAGACCATGGGCTCGACCAGCCGGCCCTGATCCTCGAGGCGATAGTCATCCCAGCTCTTGAGCTCGGTGACGCTGTAGCGGGCGAAGAAGTCGCGCTTGACCTTCTTGGCCGTGGCCTCCCAGGTCACCGCTTTCACGCCGTTTTCGCAAAACTCGAACGACGAGCCATGCTCCGGGTCGCCCCAGGCGCAGCCGGGGCAGTCGAAGCCGTCGGGCTGGTTGAGCTTCAACAGCGAACGAGCGTTGGTCGCCGGCGAGCGGCTGTGCAGAAGATGCTGGCCCACCGCCTTGAGCGCGCCCCACCCGCCGGCCGGGTTGCGATACGTGCCCACGTCCGGGTCGTGTTCGCGGGCTTTTTTATCGGCAGGCTTTTGGCTGCTGGGCGAGGTCATTGCGCATCTCCTGGCAAGGCATTCGGGGCGGCCATTGGCGTGGCCGCCGACCGTTATCAAGCTCATAAAGTCTGGACAAAAGTCCGACAAGGTCAAGCGAGAGAAACCAATCCTTCTATACTGACTCTCAATTCTCGATATAGTGGCGCTGGATAACCACTTAGCCCGCCCTTTTTTCACCCGTTTTGAGAGAGCCATGGTATTTCTAACGATTTCGACGCTGCTGTTTGGATTATTGGGCCTTGCCCTGTTCGGCCCGGTGGGGCTACTGATGGGCGGTGCCTTCGGCTTCTGGATCGCCCAGCGCGCCGTGCGCCGGCTGCTGGCCGCCCGCGTGCAAATCGAGCAGGGGTATCTGGAGTCGGTGTTTTCGGTCATGGGCTGTCTGTGCCAGGCCGATGGTCGCGTCAGCGACGGCGAGCGCGACATCGCCGAGCGCCTGTTCACCCAGATGCGTTTTAACGACGCCCAGCGCCGCCAGGCGCGCGCCGCCTTCGAGCGCGGGCGCGGCGACGATTTCGACCTCGAGGCTGAGCTTGCCACGGTCGGGCAGCTGACTCGCCGCCAGCCGATGCTGCGTCAGATCTTTTTGCAGGTACAGCTCAACGCCATCGCCGCCGACGGCGAGATTCACGACGACGAGCGTGCGATGATGATGCGCGTAGCCCGCGGCATCGGCTGCAGCGACACCGAGATTCAGCAGCTCGAAGCGATGCTCGAGCGCGCCGCGAGCAACGGCCAGGCGACCAGCGAAGCCTCATTGAAGGATGCCTACCGGGTGCTCGGCGTCAGCGAAGAGGCGAGCGACGCCGAAATCAAAAAGGCCTACCGGCGCCTGATGAGCCAGAATCACCCGGACAAGCTGGCCAGCAAGGGCCTGCCCGAGAGCATGCGCGACATGGCCCAGCAGCGCACCAGCGAGATCAGTAACGCCTTCGAGCGCATCAAAAGCGCGCGCGAGGCGAATTAAATCGGTCGCGCCCGGCGGCGTCGGCTCACTGTTCGACCAATGGAGATTTCACCATGCGTCTATCCGTTTCACTGGCTTCTCTTGCCCTCATTGTTAGCGGCGTTTCAGCGGGTCAGGCGCTCGCCCAAACCGTCGGCGAGCGCCTGACCGGCAACGAAATTCGTGAGCTGATCTGGGGCCATCAGGTGCAGGGCGCCATGGCGGGAGACCAGGCGTACAGCGAGATTTACCTGCCCAACGGTGAAATCGTCGGCGACGGCTACTCGGGCCAGGCCAGTATCGAAGGCGACACCATGTGCTTCGACTACGGCGGCGACGACGTCAGCTGCTACGGCGTGCAACTGGATAAC
The window above is part of the Halomonas sp. GD1P12 genome. Proteins encoded here:
- a CDS encoding pirin family protein — protein: MKIRRSQDRGYADHGWLRSYHTFSFANYMDPAHMGFRTLRVINEDRVAPGHGFGTHPHRDMEIISWVLDGEMAHEDSLGNGETMRPGDVQRMSAGTGVRHSEYNASSTQGLHFLQIWIETATPGMAPSYAQKHFPRAEREQRWCLLASQNARDGSISLHQDVNLYTGLFDGDLPTPPPHRHAWLHLVKGELTVNGTRLLAGDAAALDPTEPLELTDAAGADVLLFDLA
- the serA gene encoding phosphoglycerate dehydrogenase, coding for MAKTSLDKSKIKILLLEGVHQSAVDNFRNAGYENIEHLPTSLDEEALIEKIHDVHFIGIRSRTQLNERVFAAAEKLVAVGCFCIGTNQVDLNAALKRGVAVFNAPYSNTRSVAELVLAEAIMLLRGIPEKNARAHQGGWLKSAANSHEARGKTLGIVGYGSIGAQLSVLAESLGFSVIYYDVITKLGMGNASQVGSLEELLSRSDVVSLHVPDLPSTRWMITKKEIAAMKPGAIFINASRGSVVEIEPLAEAIKSGHLNGAAVDVFPVEPKGNSETFESPLRGLENVILTPHIGGSTLEAQENIGIEVAEKLTTYSDNGTTITSVNFPEVALPAHPDKHRLLHIHDNVPGVMSQINRVLSEDGINISGQYLQTNEKVGYVVIDVDKAYGPQALEALKQVEHTLKIRVLYSAHNS
- a CDS encoding exodeoxyribonuclease VII small subunit; protein product: MSDTTPPSQDFAATVSRLETLVERLESGELSLEEALTAFEEGVQLTRDAQKRLDSAELKVRALSEDGDGKLTMTPFESPADAAASASPDDDAEDTPPW
- a CDS encoding farnesyl diphosphate synthase — translated: MVSERPISLSEHRDISRARVDTTLKALLADGAVDARLDAAMRHGLLVGGKRLRPLLVYLAGQALGADDQALDAPAAAIELIHAYSLIHDDLPAMDDDDLRRGQPTVHKAYDEATAILAGDALQALAFEVLARPRPPRLAAMVTTLAVASGRQGMVAGQALDLAAVGGLPDVEALKHMHAHKTGALIEAAVRLGGLCAVDEDDPRLEALARYARAIGLAFQIHDDVLDVTGDTATLGKISGADAARAKPTYSSLLGLEGARQKARELVDEAQTALEGLGEDAAPLIELAAYMIERDH
- the dxs gene encoding 1-deoxy-D-xylulose-5-phosphate synthase → MPMKLFDEISRERPATPLLDAIDHPAALRAMNDAQLAELADELRAYLLYSVGVSGGHFGAGLGVVELSVALHHVFDTPRDRLVWDVGHQAYPHKILTGRREAMTGIRQHGGLAAFPRRAESEFDTFGVGHSSTSISAALGMALAARAQNDDRRVCAIIGDGALTAGMAFEALTHAGHVDANMLVVLNDNEMSISENVGGLATYLARMLSSKPYLKMREESKKVLSHLPGALKLAKRTEEHMKGFVSPATLFEELGFNYVGPIDGHDLEALTDTLSALREQSGPQFLHIKTVKGKGFLPAEADQIGYHAITKLEKPRGANAEAKKPAAAPAAPKQKYCNVFGHWLCDMAAHDARLMGITPAMREGSDLIRFSKEYPERYFDVAIAEQHAVTLAAGMACEGMKPVVAIYSTFLQRGYDQLIHDVAVQGLDVTFAIDRAGLVGEDGPTHHGSMDISFLRCVPNMVILAPADEAECRAMLSAAYQHEGPAAVRYPRGTGPGVAVPEHLEPLTIGRADTRRRADGDGPRVALLAFGSMNGPAEDVAERLSATHINMRSIKPLDRDAVLSAAAEHDLLVTLEENVVAGGAGSAISELLHFENVTANVLHLGLPDSFVEHGTPDELLRDCALDAAGIQAAIEKRLAALND
- a CDS encoding aldo/keto reductase, whose translation is MNKHPLGRSGIEIAPLAFGGNVFGWTADEKRSFELLDRFVERGFNAVDTADVYSSWAPGHEGGESETVLGKWLKQTGKRDDIVLMSKLGLWEARKGLGAANIEAAVNDSLTRLNTDYLDVYFAHTDDQDTPLEETLTAFSKLIEAGKVRTIGASNYSAGRLRQALDVSKAQGLPRYELIQPLYNLVERDKYEGELATLVREQEIGVVSYFSLASGFLTGKYKTLEDTKGSDREQFLGHYFDARGKRVLSELLSVADELGVKPAQVALAWLLARNGVTAPIASATKLEQLDDTLDAVELVLPGEAIERLTKAGE
- a CDS encoding MarR family transcriptional regulator, with translation METLERALENLQRAYPALDALQALVLLALDEQGKPGISSVRLSRRLEIEHALIRRALAELEAQGWVRLTSSGGPSPALRIELVRSLSNTLT
- a CDS encoding FdhF/YdeP family oxidoreductase, with product MTSPSSQKPADKKAREHDPDVGTYRNPAGGWGALKAVGQHLLHSRSPATNARSLLKLNQPDGFDCPGCAWGDPEHGSSFEFCENGVKAVTWEATAKKVKRDFFARYSVTELKSWDDYRLEDQGRLVEPMVYNAETDHYEPIGWDEALTLIADELKALPTPDDAIFYTSGKACNESAYVFQLLARLYGTNNLPDCSNMCHEASGVALGDALGTGKGSVRLEDFEHAEAIFVFGQNPGTNHPRMLGTLREAAERGAIIASFNPLHERGLEKFADPQKPLEMLHNGSHRISSHYFCPKLGGDMAAVRGIAKALFEREAGGETVLDHAFLSEHTEQLEAYQTLVEATLWGEIEAQSGLTRAEMEKAAELYARSNATIICWAMGITQHEHSVPTVREIVNLLMLRGNLGRLGTGTSPVRGHSNVQGDRTMGIFEQPSDELLDALEARYKRSMPREHGVDSVAAVAAMRDAPGKVFVGLAGNFTRAISDTFVAEAAMSQCRLTAFISTKLNRSHLITGEKALILPCLGRSEIDKTGGKTQLITVEDSMSMVHGSAGINRPASRHLPSEIALLTQLGEKLVGSEAVDWAAMRNDYDVIREHVAEVIPGFDNFNERVRVPRGFWLGNPTAERTFPTESGKAVFSDAPLPKDVMHQRMAAREGWLTLQTMRSHDQYNTTIYGYNDRYRGIENGRQVVFLNKADIERLGVSAGQWVDLVGESDDGVQRRVEGFKVVAYDTPAGCAAAYYPETNPLVPLSHKGEGSHTPAYKSIAIRLEPSARIA
- the djlA gene encoding co-chaperone DjlA, with translation MVFLTISTLLFGLLGLALFGPVGLLMGGAFGFWIAQRAVRRLLAARVQIEQGYLESVFSVMGCLCQADGRVSDGERDIAERLFTQMRFNDAQRRQARAAFERGRGDDFDLEAELATVGQLTRRQPMLRQIFLQVQLNAIAADGEIHDDERAMMMRVARGIGCSDTEIQQLEAMLERAASNGQATSEASLKDAYRVLGVSEEASDAEIKKAYRRLMSQNHPDKLASKGLPESMRDMAQQRTSEISNAFERIKSAREAN